One genomic window of Phoenix dactylifera cultivar Barhee BC4 chromosome 6, palm_55x_up_171113_PBpolish2nd_filt_p, whole genome shotgun sequence includes the following:
- the LOC103716175 gene encoding protein CURVATURE THYLAKOID 1D, chloroplastic-like, producing MELCGPLRGLPTLPSRRPSAPSFSLLLLPPRPTSALSLRRSLAFRLTRGWKATASEETSTSVVSKEFGAESDEEAPKKVEAASFEAGSPEEEALSSGGEQNEVTDFLSKLNLKLDSEDTYTIFIYGAGAVVALWISSAIVSAIDSLPLFPKVMEIVGLAFTIWFSSRYLIFKKTRDELFAKVDDLKEQVLGPSDD from the exons ATGGAGCTCTGCGGCCCTCTCCGTGGTCTCCCGACGCTTCCCAGCCGCCGCCCCTCCGCCCCCAgtttctctcttctcctccttccccctcgcCCGACGTCGGCTCTCTCTTTGAGGAGATCCCTCGCCTTCCGCTTGACGCGAG GGTGGAAGGCCACGGCTTCGGAGGAGACCTCGACGAGTGTTGTATCCAAGGAGTTTGGGGCGGAGTCGGACGAGGAGGCGCCGAAGAAGGTGGAAGCGGCTTCTTTTGAAGCGGGTTCTCCGGAGGAAGAAGCTCTTTCCTCTGGAGGCGAGCAGAACGAGGTTACGGATTTTTTAAGCAAGCTCAATCTTAAG TTGGACTCTGAAGACACATACACCATCTTTATTTATGGAGCTGGTGCTGTGGTTGCTCTATGGATATCATCTGCCATTGTTTCTGCAATCGATTCCCTTCCTTTG TTTCCAAAGGTGATGGAGATTGTTGGTCTTGCCTTCACGATCTGGTTCAGCTCTCGATATTTGATCTTTAAG AAGACCAGGGATGAGTTGTTTGCAAAAGTTGATGATCTTAAGGAGCAGGTTTTAGGGCCTAGTGATGATTGA